CTAGAACTTTAATTGATACACCAGAGAAGAGGCCCTCCTGGGTGAATGACACTATTCTTATTTGAGTAGCTTACTTTTAAAGCAAGCAATAAACATTTAACatcacagtgactcttgttagaGAGTATGTCTTAAACAATTTGCAAGATAAAGATCACTTATATTCTCATAGTCATTTTCATGTCAATCTTTAAAGGTAagctataattttattattagacttttatttaaggaTATTTCTAAATTTGAGGATCAAGTTTTAATTAATAAAACAGGGACACATGGAATTCTAAGGTTGACCtgaaaattagttaattaatataAATCATGTATCTCTTAGCTTCCTAAATtctaaagttaaataaaattaaaatatatcaaataaagagaaagatgACATTAATAAAAAGGATTCATTTAAGGTAAAGTTGAAAACCTAGCACTAATAGAAACACAGGAATAGCTGATCACtcctatttgaaaatatattaactCAAAAGAATCAGCTAATTTGGGCTAGGAAATATACAGGGGTAGCAGGCtacaggaaataaaaaagataaatatttgttttggaaAGTTGCAGAACAAACATTAAGAAAGTGTAGGAACTGTCTAGCAGTGTCAAACTGGATGGCACTAATACGAAGAAGCAAAGGGGTTTTTGTTTTGGATTGTATTTTAGCCCTGTCCACATGCTTTGGACACTTGTATGAACACAGTAAATGAGTTAGATTTAATCCAAATCACAACTTTAGAGGACATTAGAAAGAGAAAATTGAGAAAAGGTATTGCATTTACTAAAAAGGAATCACAGCGGTAGAGAATCTCATGTGGTTAAGAAGGTATATATGAAAAACTTTTGTAAGGAATTGGCCATATACCTGTCTAGGTTAAATATTAATTCATATTCATCATATACTGGATAGTGGTTCTAACAGGGAAAGCTGATGAACAACATATTTTAGcaatgttttcatatttattataaatgatGGGAGAAGTACATAAGAAGAGcagtaataatatatatatttattctctCAGTAGCAAGGAATTAGTTTAAGAAAATGGATTCTTGTTGAAATATAAAACAGAGGATTTCAAACTCATTgtgaatcaaaaaataaaagcatcaaaAGGAAAGTTTTGAGTtaaaagaagatggaaaatgacaaacataaagaaaagtaatCAACATAGACCAAACGATAGGAGTCTGCACCATAATTCCAGTCTTAAAGgtgaaaaaataagatttttgtttaaaatataaacaagatGTATTTATCAATATTCCTAATATTATTATAGACCAgtctaataaaatattaagtttctTTCTTGAATTGATTTTAGCTGTGTATTATTTCTGAAGTATCAAATGTCATTTCCTAAAagcaaaaaaagttaattttggaaaataattaagaTGGTATGCGAGCATATTCATACACCTGATCCAGGTAGCATAGGAGACCATTGTAATTCAAATCTGAATAAATTAATCATCTTGAATTTATCATATCTGCAGATGGAGAGCAAATTAAAACAGGAAAATCAAATACCACTACAATTATGGAATTTGTCCTCCTGGGGTTTTCAGATATTCCCAATCTCCGGTGGATTCTGTTTGGAATATTTTCCCTCCTCTATCTGACAATATTGATGTGCAACAGCATCATAATATTAATAACTATTATGGACCCCATTCTCCAGACccctatgtatttttttctgagcaATTTTTCCTTTCTGGAAATCTGTTATGTAACAGTCACTATCCCAAGGATGCTCATGGACCTTTGTACCCAGAAAGGAAATATCTCTTTTCTTGCCTGCGCTGCACAAATGTGTTTTGTGCTTATGCTGGGAGGCACAGAGTGCCTCCTTCTGACAgtgatggcctatgaccgctacGTGGCCATTTGTAACCCTCTGCACTATTCTATAGTCATGAACCACAAGTTCTGTACCCAGCTGGTGACTGCCTCCTGGGTCCTCACAGCTCCAGTTGTAATAGGGCAAACATGGCAGATTTTTTCTTTGCCCTTTTGTGGGTctaataaaattaatcaatttttctgTGACATCCCCCCAGTACTTAAGCTAGCTTGCGGGGACACATTTGTGAATGAAATAGCAGTCTATGTAGTGGCAGTGGTGTTTGTCATGGTACCATTTATGCTGATTGTTGTTTCCTATGGCAAAATTATCTCCAGTATTTTGAAATTGTCATCAGCCAGAGGAAGGGCTAAGGCCTTCTCCACCTGTTCTTCTCATCTGATTGTAGTCATCCTATTCTATGGAACAGCTGGTATCACTTACTTACAACCCAAACCAAATCTCTCTGAAGGAATGGGGAAGCTCATCTCTCTCTTCTATACCATTTTAATCCCAACTTTGAATCCTATTATATATGCTCTGAGGAACAAAGACATCATGTTGGCACTGAGAAAACTCTTGACTAAATTACTGCCTTGAATAAGAGACCTGAACCTACAGGAAACCAAAATGCCTTGTAGAAAATTTGTCATGCAGTtcaagttagggaaaaaaaaaaaaaaacaaaaaacaaacaaacaaacaaaaaaaaaacacttttgacTCTGTTCCTAAATAGTGGTAATATGCTAACAACCCACATTATTTCAAGGGACCTTTGTGCTGTAGAATTTAGTTACATGCTTCAATGTAATCAGAGTGCAAATGAACTCAAGAGCAAGTATGTCATTTTGTGCCTGAAAATGCTTAAAATGCTACTGAGTGTGCTGCATCACCAGGGACCGGGTCATGCTATATGTATTTTCAATTGCCTCATTGCTTTCAGATTAATTTTCTACTcttctcccatcctctggctggATTTAGCcaacaaaaaatactataagCACTACAATGGTGGAAGCAGGGATATTTGGGGATTGTATTTGCATTTTCCCACTTCTAATATTTCTTCCCATGACCTTTTAAGACTAAAAATCATGAAGGTCTTCATTCCTCTATTGTCTAATCTTATGATTTTCCCTGATATTGCGTTTCCCTCCCATTGTAGTTTCAAGAATTACTTTGATAATATCTAATTACTATTAGAAGTCTTGACTGTATTTGCCATAAATTACTCACATGTGTATG
This window of the Lepus europaeus isolate LE1 chromosome 7, mLepTim1.pri, whole genome shotgun sequence genome carries:
- the LOC133763654 gene encoding olfactory receptor 10AG1-like; the protein is MEFVLLGFSDIPNLRWILFGIFSLLYLTILMCNSIIILITIMDPILQTPMYFFLSNFSFLEICYVTVTIPRMLMDLCTQKGNISFLACAAQMCFVLMLGGTECLLLTVMAYDRYVAICNPLHYSIVMNHKFCTQLVTASWVLTAPVVIGQTWQIFSLPFCGSNKINQFFCDIPPVLKLACGDTFVNEIAVYVVAVVFVMVPFMLIVVSYGKIISSILKLSSARGRAKAFSTCSSHLIVVILFYGTAGITYLQPKPNLSEGMGKLISLFYTILIPTLNPIIYALRNKDIMLALRKLLTKLLP